The following nucleotide sequence is from Streptomyces sp. NBC_00237.
CCGCCAGCCACCCCAGGAGGTCGGCCGCCGCACCCGTCACGGTGACCGCGTCGCCGTCCTTGCGCCCGGTGGTCCACCGCCTGCCGTCGGCCGAGGTGAGCGTCGCGGCGGTCACCGCGGCGTTGCCCGAGAAGCGGTCCGCGAGGCAGGCGATCTCGCGCCCGGTGAACTCCTCGGGAAGGTCCTCCAGCTCGTAGCCGATCCCGAGGTCCACGTGGTGCAGCTCGACCTCGATCAGCCGCCGGAACGGCACCCGGGACGCCGAGTCCGTGACTCCGTTGCGCAGCTCCACGGCGCGGCTCCAGTCGGCGGGCTCCTCCACCACCCGCCGGAAGGCGTCCGCGGTCGCCCGTACGTCGTCCAGCTGTACGTCGAGGGGGCGCGGGGCGTCGCGGTCGATGTCGGCGTCGCGGGCCTCGGCGCTGACGTACATGGGGCGGCCCGCGAGGACGTTCTGGAGGGCGTCGGCGTTGCGGGCGAGGTGGGCCAGCACGTGCCCACGGCTCCAGCCGGGCAGCCGTGACGGTTCGGCGACGGCGGCGTTGTCCAGAGTGGCCGCGGCGGCGAGCAGACGGTTCGTGGCGTCGCTCAGCAGGGCCAGATCGTGCGCATGATCGTTCATGGGGCAGACGATAGGCCGCAGCGCAAGGCGTAGCCACTCGTTCGGGTGAAGCGATGGCCATCTGGCCGCTAATCGAATGTACGTGCTATACGCTCGAAGGGAACATTCGAGCCCGCGGTCGCCGTTGAACGGAACGGTGTCCGAGGGCCCGGCGTCCAACGTGGCAGATGTTGCCGCCCCGCACTGGACACTCCGTCTCAGCAGCCTGCTTCTCAGCACCCTGCTTTCTTCTCCAGAAAGGTGCGAACCGGCGTGGCCGACCGTCTCATCGTTCGTGGCGCTCGCGAGCACAACCTCAAGAACGTCTCGCTCGACCTTCCCCGCGACTCCCTCATCGTGTTCACGGGGCTCTCCGGCTCGGGCAAGTCCTCCCTCGCGTTCGACACGATCTTCGCCGAGGGGCAGCGCCGCTACGTCGAGTCGCTCTCCTCCTACGCACGGCAGTTCCTCGGTCAGATGGACAAGCCGGACGTGGACTTCATCGAGGGTCTCTCGCCCGCCGTCTCCATCGACCAGAAGTCGACCTCGCGCAACCCGCGCTCGACGGTCGGCACCATCACGGAGGTCTACGACTACCTCCGGCTGCTCTTCGCCCGCATCGGCAAGCCGCACTGTCCCGAGTGCGGGCGGCCGATCGCCCGGCAGTCGCCGCAGGCCATCGTCGACAAGGTGCTGGAACTGCCCGAGGGCAGCCGCTTCCAGGTGCTGTCGCCGCTGGTGCGCGAGCGCAAGGGCGAGTTCGTGGACCTCTTCGCCGACCTCCAGACCAAGGGCTACAGCCGTGCCCGGGTCGACGGAGAGACGATCCAGCTGAGCGAGCCGCCCACGCTGAAGAAGCAGGAGAAGCACACCATCGAGGTGGTCATCGACCGCCTCACCGTGAAGGAGAGCGCCAAGCGCCGCCTCACGGACTCCGTGGAGACCGCCCTCGGGCTGTCCGGCGGCATGGTCGTCCTGGACTTCGTCGACCTCGACGCGGACGACCCGGACCGCGAGCGGATGTACTCCGAGCACCTGTACTGCACGTACGACGACCTGTCGTTCGAGGAGTTGGAGCCGCGGTCCTTCTCCTTCAACTCGCCCTTCGGCGCCTGCCCCGACTGCTCCGGCATCGGTACGCGCATGGAGGTCGACCCGGAGCTGATCGTCCCGGACCCGGACAAGTCCCTGGACGACGGCGCCATCCACCCCTGGTCGCACGGCCACACCAAGGACTACTTCGCCCGCCTGGTCAACGCCCTGGCGAGCGAGCTGGGCTTCAGCACGTCGATGGCGTGGGCGGGACTCCCGCAGCGCGCCAAGAAGGCCCTGCTCTACGGTCACAAGACGCAGATCGAGGTCCGCTACCGCAACCGGTACGGGCGCGAGCGCGCGTACACCACCTCCTTCGAGGGCGCGGTGCCGTTCGTCAAGCGGCGGCACGCGGAGTCCGACAGCGACTCCAGCCGCGAGCGCTTCGAGGGCTACATGCGCGAGGTGCCCTGCCCCACCTGTGAGGGCACGCGCCTCAAGCCGCTGATCCTCGCGGTCACGGTGATGGAGAAGTCCATCGCCGAGGTCTCCTCGATGTCGATCAGCGAGTGCGCCGACTTCCTGGCGCAGCTGACGCTGAACGACCGCGACAAGACGATCGCCGAGCGGGTGCTCAAGGAGGTCAACGAGCGGCTGCGCTTCCTGGTGGACGTGGGCCTCGACTACCTGTCGCTGAACCGTCCGGCGGGTTCGCTGTCCGGCGGTGAGGCACAGCGCATCCGGCTCGCCACGCAGATCGGGTCGGGTCTCGTCGGCGTGCTGTACGTGCTGGACGAGCCGTCCATCGGTCTGCACCAGCGCGACAACCACCGTCTCATCGAGACGCTGGTGCGGCTGCGCGACATGGGCAACACGCTGATCGTCGTCGAGCACGACGAGGACACCATGAAGGTCGCCGACTGGATCGTCGACATCGGCCCGGGTGCCGGTGAGCACGGCGGCCGAGTGGTGCACAGCGGCTCCATGAAGGGGCTGCTGGCCAACAAGGAGTCGATCACCGGTCAGTACCTGTCGGGCAAGCGGGCCATCCCGACGCCGCTGGTGCGGCGGCCCGTGGACCCGGCGCGCCATCTGACGGTGCACGGGGCGCGGGAGAACAACCTGCGGGACATCGACGTCACCTTCCCGTTGGGGGTGCTGACCGCCATCACCGGTGTTTCGGGATCGGGCAAGTCGACGCTGGTCAACGACATCCTGTACACGCATCTGGCCCGCGAGCTGAACGGGGCGCGCAGCGTTCCGGGGCGGCACACGCGGGTGGAGGGCGACGAGCTCCTCGACAAGGTCGTGCACGTCGACCAGTCGCCGATCGGGCGCACGCCGCGCTCGAACCCGGCGACGTACACCGGAGTCTTCGACAAGATCCGCAAGCTGTTCGCGGAGACGACGGAGGCGAAGGTCCGGGGCTACCAGCAGGGCCGGTTCTCCTTCAACGTCAAGGGCGGCCGCTGCGAGAACTGCTCCGGCGACGGCACCATCAAGATCGAGATGAACTTCCTGCCGGATGTGTACGTTCCGTGCGAGGTGTGCCACGGGGCGCGGTACAACCGCGAGACGCTCGAAGTGCACTACAAGGGCAAGAACATCGCCGAGGTGCTCAACATGCCGATCGAGGAGGCCCTTGCCTTCTTCGAGCCGGTCACCTCGATCGCCCGCTACCTGGCGACCCTGAACGAGGTCGGGCTCGGGTACGTACGGCTGGGGCAGGCGGCGACCACGCTGTCCGGCGGTGAGGCGCAGCGCGTCAAGCTGGCGGCGGAGCTCCAGAAGCGGTCGTCGGGGCGGAGCGTGTACATCCTCGACGAGCCGACGACGGGGCTGCACTTCGAGGACATCAGCAAGCTGATCAAGATCCTGGAAGGGCTGGTCGAGAAGGGGAACTCGGTGATCGTCATCGAGCACAACCTCGACGTGATCAAGACCGCCGACTGGGTCGTGGACATGGGGCCCGAGGGCGGCAAGGGCGGCGGTCTGGTCGTCGCCGAGGGGACGCCGGAGGAGGTGGCGGGGGTTCCCGCCAGCCACACCGGGAAGTTCCTGCGGGACATCCTGGACCCGAGCCGGATCAGTGATGCGACGCCCGTGGCCGCTGGTGGCCGGACGAAGGCTCCGGTGCGGAAGGCGGTGAAGACGGTGCCCGCGAGCAAGGCTGCCGCCAAGAAGGTCGCGAAGTCCGCCGTCCCGGCTGCCAAGAAGGCGGCCCCGGCCAAGAAGGCTGTGGCCAAGAAGGCCGCTCCGGTCAAGAAGGCTGTGGCCAAGAAGGCCGCTCCGGTCAAGAAGGCCGCGCCCGCGAAGAAGACCACTGCGAGGGCTCGCAAGGCTTGACCGGCGGAGTTGTGCGACACGACGGCGTGGGCCGGGACCTCTGACAGGTCCCGGCCCACGCCGTCGGCGTTCCGGCCCGCGAGGCTCGGCTCCCGTTGCGTGCGGGCGCGTCATGGCTGGCCGCGCAGTTCCCCGCACCCCTGGAGGCATGCTTCGCAGCCTCCGCCCAGCCCTCTCGCCGCCGGGCTCCCGTCCCGGCGGGCGGGGCGGCGTACGCGCCCCTAGGCTGAGTTCCGGGGGTCCGCCTC
It contains:
- the uvrA gene encoding excinuclease ABC subunit UvrA; this translates as MADRLIVRGAREHNLKNVSLDLPRDSLIVFTGLSGSGKSSLAFDTIFAEGQRRYVESLSSYARQFLGQMDKPDVDFIEGLSPAVSIDQKSTSRNPRSTVGTITEVYDYLRLLFARIGKPHCPECGRPIARQSPQAIVDKVLELPEGSRFQVLSPLVRERKGEFVDLFADLQTKGYSRARVDGETIQLSEPPTLKKQEKHTIEVVIDRLTVKESAKRRLTDSVETALGLSGGMVVLDFVDLDADDPDRERMYSEHLYCTYDDLSFEELEPRSFSFNSPFGACPDCSGIGTRMEVDPELIVPDPDKSLDDGAIHPWSHGHTKDYFARLVNALASELGFSTSMAWAGLPQRAKKALLYGHKTQIEVRYRNRYGRERAYTTSFEGAVPFVKRRHAESDSDSSRERFEGYMREVPCPTCEGTRLKPLILAVTVMEKSIAEVSSMSISECADFLAQLTLNDRDKTIAERVLKEVNERLRFLVDVGLDYLSLNRPAGSLSGGEAQRIRLATQIGSGLVGVLYVLDEPSIGLHQRDNHRLIETLVRLRDMGNTLIVVEHDEDTMKVADWIVDIGPGAGEHGGRVVHSGSMKGLLANKESITGQYLSGKRAIPTPLVRRPVDPARHLTVHGARENNLRDIDVTFPLGVLTAITGVSGSGKSTLVNDILYTHLARELNGARSVPGRHTRVEGDELLDKVVHVDQSPIGRTPRSNPATYTGVFDKIRKLFAETTEAKVRGYQQGRFSFNVKGGRCENCSGDGTIKIEMNFLPDVYVPCEVCHGARYNRETLEVHYKGKNIAEVLNMPIEEALAFFEPVTSIARYLATLNEVGLGYVRLGQAATTLSGGEAQRVKLAAELQKRSSGRSVYILDEPTTGLHFEDISKLIKILEGLVEKGNSVIVIEHNLDVIKTADWVVDMGPEGGKGGGLVVAEGTPEEVAGVPASHTGKFLRDILDPSRISDATPVAAGGRTKAPVRKAVKTVPASKAAAKKVAKSAVPAAKKAAPAKKAVAKKAAPVKKAVAKKAAPVKKAAPAKKTTARARKA
- a CDS encoding maleylpyruvate isomerase family mycothiol-dependent enzyme, which produces MNDHAHDLALLSDATNRLLAAAATLDNAAVAEPSRLPGWSRGHVLAHLARNADALQNVLAGRPMYVSAEARDADIDRDAPRPLDVQLDDVRATADAFRRVVEEPADWSRAVELRNGVTDSASRVPFRRLIEVELHHVDLGIGYELEDLPEEFTGREIACLADRFSGNAAVTAATLTSADGRRWTTGRKDGDAVTVTGAAADLLGWLAGRRDGGALSVEGGTLPVLPPL